From Hippea alviniae EP5-r, one genomic window encodes:
- a CDS encoding transketolase family protein codes for MIPLREAFGKYLLELAERRKDFFVLDADVAGGTFTHWFRDKYPDRFVQCGIAEQNMFGVAAGLSTLGIIPIVSTYAIFASLRAIEQARNSIAYPNFNVKIIASHPGIDVGPDGATHQAIEDLAVYRAIPNFVVLSPADEIELKKCLDFALDYKGSVYMRTGRSPVPNIHEHNYEFRFKEPNVLKDGDGIVIFATGIETHRALKAAEEYNVSVVNVPTLKPVDKYSFAEILKGKKFAITCEDHNIIGGLGSLIDSIVAEFGLPVKVVKIGIMDKFGKSGDPKELAEVFKIDEKAIKTEIKKCLEQL; via the coding sequence GTGATACCACTAAGAGAAGCGTTTGGAAAATATTTATTAGAGTTGGCGGAGAGGCGAAAAGATTTTTTTGTGCTTGATGCCGATGTTGCAGGTGGAACATTTACGCATTGGTTTAGAGATAAATATCCTGATAGATTTGTGCAGTGTGGTATCGCAGAGCAAAACATGTTTGGCGTAGCTGCAGGACTTTCAACGCTTGGGATAATACCGATAGTTTCAACCTATGCGATTTTTGCATCCTTAAGAGCAATAGAGCAGGCAAGAAATTCAATTGCTTATCCTAATTTTAATGTAAAGATTATAGCATCTCATCCTGGAATTGATGTTGGGCCGGATGGTGCAACTCATCAAGCTATTGAAGATTTGGCTGTTTATAGGGCAATTCCTAATTTTGTTGTCTTGTCGCCCGCCGATGAGATAGAATTAAAAAAATGTTTGGATTTTGCCTTAGATTATAAAGGTTCTGTTTATATGAGAACGGGAAGAAGCCCTGTGCCAAACATTCATGAGCACAATTATGAGTTTAGATTTAAAGAGCCGAATGTTTTGAAAGATGGCGATGGTATTGTTATTTTTGCAACAGGTATCGAAACTCACAGAGCCTTAAAGGCAGCTGAAGAATATAATGTATCCGTTGTTAATGTCCCAACACTTAAACCTGTGGATAAATATAGTTTTGCTGAAATTCTAAAAGGCAAAAAGTTTGCAATAACTTGCGAAGACCACAATATAATTGGCGGTTTGGGTTCTCTGATTGATTCTATTGTTGCAGAATTTGGTTTACCTGTAAAGGTTGTAAAAATAGGAATTATGGATAAGTTTGGTAAGTCTGGAGACCCAAAAGAGCTTGCTGAAGTTTTTAAAATAGATGAAAAGGCCATAAAAACGGAGATAAAAAAATGCTTAGAACAGCTTTAA
- a CDS encoding SDR family NAD(P)-dependent oxidoreductase: MLRTALITGGSRGIGKAIVKRLAEEGYKVAFTYRTNKESALELEKQLSKKGYGVKCFYLEQSERESVKELIKSVAEYFGSVDILVNNAAMSQEKPFETITDDDWEKMLKVNLQGPFMLIQETLPFMLKQKWGRIINITSIGGQWGGFNQVHYAASKAALINLTHSIAKIYSRYGITSNAVAPGLVETDMSAYELTTEAGKKKVENIPVGRVAKPEEVAAVVSFLASEKAAYITGQTINVNGGMLFSFGV; encoded by the coding sequence ATGCTTAGAACAGCTTTAATAACTGGTGGTAGTCGTGGAATTGGAAAAGCAATAGTTAAAAGGTTGGCAGAAGAAGGTTATAAAGTTGCTTTTACATACAGAACAAACAAAGAATCTGCTTTAGAATTAGAAAAGCAGTTAAGCAAAAAAGGTTATGGTGTAAAATGCTTTTATCTTGAGCAATCAGAAAGAGAAAGTGTTAAAGAGCTAATAAAGTCTGTTGCAGAATATTTTGGTTCAGTTGATATTCTTGTAAATAATGCGGCTATGTCTCAAGAAAAACCTTTTGAAACTATAACAGACGATGACTGGGAAAAGATGTTGAAGGTAAATCTTCAAGGACCTTTTATGCTTATACAAGAAACTTTACCTTTTATGTTAAAGCAGAAATGGGGAAGAATAATAAACATAACATCCATCGGCGGTCAGTGGGGTGGTTTTAATCAAGTCCATTATGCTGCATCAAAGGCAGCTTTGATAAATCTTACGCACTCTATCGCAAAGATTTATTCAAGATATGGTATAACATCAAACGCAGTAGCTCCGGGACTTGTTGAGACTGATATGTCTGCTTATGAGCTAACAACCGAAGCAGGTAAGAAGAAGGTCGAAAATATACCTGTTGGTAGAGTTGCAAAACCTGAAGAAGTGGCGGCAGTTGTCTCATTTTTAGCAAGTGAAAAAGCAGCTTACATTACAGGTCAAACGATTAATGTGAATGGTGGAATGCTATTTAGTTTCGGAGTGTAG
- a CDS encoding ATP-grasp domain-containing protein, with product MDKAVYLIGVGKLGLRILEWAKELGLKIILTDKNKSAPGLGLADEVLIADGSDVDAHLQFSERIKRKYRIVGGYCSGEFCIETLNRVLSFFGVKANDNESVYNVLNKERMKKIWEINNIPTPKWVCSDDKSEIIDFIKSNSEVIIKPSKGSGSRGVRFVRTETMEDFYHEYNTDLGKIIVESFIRGRQIDVNGVYIDEIFYPCGVLEKFITPLPNFLPIGGYDPANISEREVVKVYDLLDKACRAIGIKHGPVKGDFIRTDDGKYFVLEVSARFHGNVTTVNTLPFGSGINPIKFYFNYLAKEEIDISFLKSEDRKYATWRVLAFPPGKVIDIQWPSEISDKITMLWFNEKCKRSIDKYVDTTKIPGYICAYGNDKNDVENLLIDFFYESRINILPDKSYINWYKSIGKKIEEIGFSKKGCGFIEI from the coding sequence ATGGATAAAGCGGTTTATTTGATAGGGGTTGGAAAATTAGGGTTAAGGATTTTAGAGTGGGCAAAAGAATTGGGGTTGAAAATAATTTTAACAGACAAGAATAAAAGTGCTCCAGGATTAGGTCTTGCTGATGAAGTTCTTATAGCTGATGGTTCTGATGTTGATGCACATCTGCAGTTTTCGGAAAGAATAAAGAGAAAGTATAGAATAGTTGGGGGGTATTGTAGTGGAGAATTTTGCATAGAGACATTAAATAGGGTTCTCAGTTTCTTTGGTGTAAAAGCCAATGACAATGAATCTGTATACAATGTATTAAACAAGGAGAGGATGAAAAAAATATGGGAGATAAACAACATTCCTACTCCAAAATGGGTATGTTCAGATGATAAAAGTGAGATAATAGATTTTATTAAGTCTAATTCTGAAGTGATTATTAAACCATCAAAAGGTTCTGGAAGCAGGGGGGTTAGGTTTGTAAGAACAGAAACAATGGAAGATTTTTACCATGAATATAATACGGATTTGGGAAAAATTATAGTTGAATCTTTTATAAGGGGGCGTCAAATAGATGTAAATGGAGTGTATATAGATGAAATTTTTTATCCCTGTGGCGTTCTAGAAAAATTTATTACACCTCTTCCGAATTTTCTGCCGATAGGAGGATATGATCCAGCAAATATTTCTGAGAGAGAAGTTGTAAAAGTTTATGATTTGTTAGATAAGGCATGTAGGGCTATAGGAATAAAACATGGACCTGTCAAAGGGGATTTTATCAGGACTGACGATGGAAAATATTTTGTTTTAGAAGTTTCAGCGAGGTTTCATGGTAATGTTACAACAGTAAATACCTTACCGTTTGGTTCAGGGATAAATCCTATAAAATTTTATTTTAATTATTTAGCAAAAGAAGAGATAGATATTTCTTTTCTTAAAAGTGAAGATAGAAAGTATGCTACATGGAGAGTATTAGCTTTTCCGCCAGGCAAAGTTATTGATATTCAATGGCCGTCTGAGATCTCTGATAAAATAACGATGTTGTGGTTTAATGAGAAATGCAAACGTAGTATTGATAAATATGTAGATACGACAAAAATCCCGGGATATATTTGTGCGTATGGTAATGACAAAAATGATGTTGAGAATTTATTGATTGATTTTTTCTATGAATCTCGAATCAATATTTTGCCAGATAAAAGTTATATAAATTGGTACAAAAGTATAGGAAAAAAGATAGAAGAGATAGGTTTCTCAAAGAAAGGGTGTGGTTTTATAGAAATATAA